In a single window of the Streptomyces sp. NBC_00285 genome:
- a CDS encoding ABC transporter ATP-binding protein produces MIQFDAVHKRFPNGTTAVHDLTLDMPEGGVTVLVGSSGCGKTTTLRMINRMVEPTSGTIKVGGKDVTRQDAAELRRSIGYVIQQSGLFPHRTVLDNIATVPLLLGHGRRKARARAAELLETVGLTADAGKRYPHQLSGGQQQRVGVARALAADPPVLLMDEPFGAVDPVVRTQLQDELLRLQKELNKTIVFVTHDIDEAVRLGDRIAIFRTGGHLVQCAPPTELLARPADDFVADFLGAERGLKLLSLKTLAEVPQGPAPHDSGWTLMLDAGDRPLHWSSKDAEIPVRPLRDGDSLLAALNESVSSPTGLVARVDADGVLTGVTSRDDIHRHAGRAHSEARVVV; encoded by the coding sequence ATGATCCAGTTCGACGCGGTCCACAAACGCTTCCCCAACGGCACGACAGCAGTGCACGACCTCACCCTCGACATGCCGGAAGGCGGCGTGACCGTCCTCGTCGGATCCTCCGGTTGCGGCAAGACGACCACCCTCAGGATGATCAACCGGATGGTCGAGCCGACCTCCGGCACCATCAAGGTCGGTGGCAAGGATGTCACCCGCCAGGACGCGGCCGAACTGCGGCGCTCCATCGGGTACGTCATCCAGCAGTCGGGCCTCTTCCCGCACCGCACGGTCCTGGACAACATCGCCACGGTCCCGCTCCTGCTGGGCCACGGCCGCCGCAAGGCCCGTGCGCGGGCGGCGGAACTGCTGGAGACCGTCGGCCTGACCGCCGACGCCGGCAAGCGCTACCCGCACCAGCTCTCCGGCGGCCAGCAGCAGCGCGTCGGCGTCGCCCGCGCCCTGGCCGCCGACCCGCCGGTGCTGCTCATGGACGAGCCCTTCGGCGCGGTCGACCCGGTCGTGCGCACTCAGCTCCAGGACGAACTGCTGCGACTCCAGAAGGAGTTGAACAAGACCATCGTCTTCGTCACGCACGACATCGACGAGGCGGTCCGGCTCGGCGACCGCATCGCGATCTTCCGCACCGGCGGTCACCTCGTCCAGTGCGCCCCGCCCACCGAACTCCTCGCCCGTCCGGCCGACGACTTCGTGGCCGACTTCCTCGGCGCCGAGCGCGGCCTCAAGCTGCTCTCGCTGAAGACCCTGGCCGAGGTCCCGCAGGGCCCGGCGCCGCACGACAGCGGCTGGACCCTCATGCTCGACGCCGGCGACAGGCCCCTGCACTGGTCCTCGAAGGACGCCGAGATCCCCGTACGGCCGCTGCGGGACGGCGACTCCCTGCTCGCGGCCCTCAACGAGTCCGTCTCCTCCCCGACCGGCCTGGTCGCCCGCGTCGACGCCGACGGCGTGCTCACCGGCGTCACGTCCCGTGACGACATCCACCGGCACGCGGGCCGGGCGCACTCGGAAGCCCGGGTGGTCGTATGA
- a CDS encoding ABC transporter permease, with translation MTIDWSWISGHTDDLTTLTVSHLQAALSAVFFGLLISLPLAVVAHRVRPLRGFLLGLSNVLFTIPSIAIFVLLLPISGLTRTTTVIGLTVYTLVVLLRNTVEGLDSVPAKTKEAAKAMGTRPLRTLLTVELPLALPVIMAGVRIATVMSISLVSVATYIGDGGLGQLFTDGFQRDFPTPVIVGVVLTLLLAVVADALLVALQYVLTPWRRRRA, from the coding sequence ATGACCATCGACTGGTCGTGGATCTCCGGCCACACCGACGACCTGACCACCCTGACGGTCTCCCACCTCCAGGCAGCCCTGAGCGCCGTCTTCTTCGGCCTGCTGATCAGCCTGCCCCTCGCCGTGGTGGCCCACCGGGTCCGCCCGCTGCGCGGCTTCCTGCTCGGGCTCTCGAACGTCCTGTTCACGATCCCGTCGATCGCGATCTTCGTGCTCCTGCTGCCGATCAGCGGTCTGACCCGCACCACGACCGTCATCGGTCTGACCGTCTACACGCTGGTCGTGCTGCTGCGGAACACCGTCGAGGGCCTCGACTCGGTCCCCGCGAAGACGAAGGAGGCAGCGAAGGCGATGGGCACCCGCCCCCTGCGCACGCTCCTCACCGTCGAACTCCCCCTCGCACTCCCCGTGATCATGGCGGGCGTGCGGATCGCGACCGTCATGTCGATCTCCCTCGTCTCCGTCGCCACCTACATCGGCGACGGCGGCCTCGGCCAGCTCTTCACCGACGGCTTCCAGCGCGACTTCCCGACCCCGGTGATCGTGGGCGTGGTCCTCACGCTCCTGCTCGCCGTGGTCGCCGACGCCCTGCTGGTGGCCCTCCAGTACGTCCTGACCCCGTGGCGGCGGAGGCGAGCCTGA
- a CDS encoding ABC transporter permease — protein sequence MYELLKNLGDWLTSGASWSGTDGIAHRLAEHLQYSLLATLVAAAIGLPLGLLIGHTGKGAFVAINLASFGRALPTVGLVVLVFLAGGLSMLPVYVALVALAVPAIVTNTYAGMTAVDPDVKDAARGQGMRGHQVLLQVELPLALPLIMTGLRLALIQVVATATIAAYVSFGGLGRYVFDGLAQRDLVQVLGGAVLVAVVAVTLDLLLSGLQRLLFRHRTA from the coding sequence ATGTACGAACTCCTCAAGAACCTCGGCGACTGGCTGACCAGCGGCGCGAGCTGGTCCGGTACCGACGGCATCGCCCACCGGCTCGCCGAGCACCTGCAGTACTCGCTGCTGGCCACCCTCGTCGCGGCCGCGATCGGCCTCCCCCTCGGCCTGCTGATCGGCCACACCGGCAAGGGCGCCTTCGTCGCGATCAACCTCGCGTCCTTCGGCCGTGCCCTGCCCACCGTCGGCCTGGTGGTGCTGGTCTTCCTGGCCGGCGGGCTGTCCATGCTGCCGGTCTACGTCGCCCTGGTCGCCCTCGCGGTCCCGGCGATCGTCACCAACACCTACGCCGGCATGACGGCCGTGGACCCGGACGTGAAGGACGCCGCCCGCGGCCAGGGCATGCGCGGCCACCAGGTCCTCCTCCAGGTCGAACTGCCCCTCGCGCTCCCCCTGATCATGACCGGCCTGCGCCTGGCACTGATCCAGGTCGTCGCCACGGCGACCATCGCGGCCTACGTCTCCTTCGGCGGCCTCGGCCGCTACGTCTTCGACGGCCTCGCCCAGCGCGACCTCGTCCAGGTCCTCGGCGGTGCGGTGCTGGTCGCCGTGGTCGCCGTGACCCTCGACCTGCTGCTCTCCGGCCTCCAGCGCCTCCTCTTCCGCCACCGCACCGCCTAG
- a CDS encoding ABC transporter substrate-binding protein yields MNRRTLLGGLLAAASVPVLSSCSGGVTSLDGQGSSAGGSGSSKGGLTIGTANFTENQVLGYLYAAVLQQAGVKVKVRPNLGTREIVIPALKAGDIDLLPEYQGALLNYLAPKDASSEPGTMQNALTLALPAGLQVLPYSEAADSDCFAVTRETARKYGLVTLADLAKQNGKLVIGAAPEVKKRRVGAIGLKDVYGVEFKEFKSLDSDGPLVKGALKKGDVDVANLFTTDTDIAANGWVVLTDPKNLIPSQHIVPLIADRKADDTVRKALARLGNVLTTEQLTQLNSQVDNDKKDPEDVANAYAKQHGLAKS; encoded by the coding sequence ATGAACCGACGTACGCTCCTCGGCGGCCTCCTCGCGGCGGCCTCCGTCCCCGTCCTCTCGTCCTGCTCCGGCGGTGTCACCTCCCTCGACGGTCAGGGGAGTTCGGCCGGCGGCAGCGGCTCCAGCAAGGGCGGGCTCACCATCGGCACCGCCAACTTCACCGAGAACCAGGTGCTGGGCTACCTCTACGCGGCGGTGCTCCAGCAGGCCGGCGTGAAGGTGAAGGTCCGCCCGAACCTCGGCACCCGCGAGATCGTGATCCCCGCGCTCAAGGCGGGCGACATCGACCTGCTGCCCGAGTACCAGGGCGCCCTCCTCAACTACCTGGCCCCGAAGGACGCCTCGTCGGAGCCCGGCACCATGCAGAACGCCCTCACCCTGGCCCTGCCCGCGGGCCTCCAGGTACTCCCCTACAGCGAGGCGGCCGACTCCGACTGCTTCGCCGTCACCCGGGAGACCGCCCGCAAGTACGGCCTCGTCACCCTCGCCGACCTCGCCAAGCAGAACGGCAAGCTCGTCATCGGCGCCGCGCCCGAGGTCAAGAAGCGCCGGGTGGGCGCGATCGGACTGAAGGACGTGTACGGCGTCGAGTTCAAGGAGTTCAAGTCGCTCGACTCGGACGGCCCGCTGGTCAAGGGCGCCCTGAAGAAGGGCGACGTGGACGTGGCGAACCTCTTCACCACCGACACCGACATCGCGGCCAACGGCTGGGTGGTGCTGACCGACCCGAAGAACCTCATCCCCAGCCAGCACATCGTTCCCCTCATCGCCGACCGCAAGGCCGACGACACGGTCCGCAAGGCCCTCGCCCGGCTCGGCAACGTCCTGACCACCGAACAGCTCACGCAGCTCAACAGCCAGGTCGACAACGACAAGAAGGACCCGGAGGACGTGGCGAACGCGTACGCGAAGCAGCACGGGCTGGCGAAGTCCTGA
- a CDS encoding cystathionine beta-synthase — MQFHDSMISLVGNTPLVRLNSVTKGIRATVLAKVEYFNPGGSVKDRIALRMIEAAEESGALKPGGTIVEPTSGNTGVGLAIVAQQKGYHCIFVCPDKVSTDKINVLRAYGAEVVVCPTAVDPEHPDSYYNVSDRLVRETPGAWKPDQYSNANNPLSHYHSTGPELWEQTEGRITHFVAGVGTGGTISGTGRYLKDASDGRVQVVGADPEGSVYSGGSGRPYLVEGVGEDFWPTAYDRSVADGIVAVSDKDSFQMTRRLAKEEGLLVGGSCGMAVVAALRVAEGLGPDDVVVVLLPDSGRGYLSKIFNDEWMADYGFLEDEGPSARVADVLNDKVHGAIPSLVHMHPDETVGEAIEVLREYGVSQMPIVKPGAGHPDVMAAEVVGSVVERELLDALFTQRASLGDPLEKHMSSPLPQVGSGEPVGDLMQVLGSADAAIVLVEGKPTGVISRQDLLAFLAKGGK, encoded by the coding sequence CGAGTACTTCAACCCCGGCGGTTCCGTGAAGGACCGCATCGCGCTGCGCATGATCGAGGCGGCGGAGGAGAGCGGGGCACTGAAGCCCGGGGGCACCATCGTCGAGCCGACCAGCGGAAACACCGGGGTCGGGCTCGCCATCGTCGCGCAGCAGAAGGGGTACCACTGCATCTTCGTGTGCCCCGACAAGGTGTCCACGGACAAGATCAACGTGCTTCGGGCCTACGGCGCCGAGGTCGTCGTCTGCCCCACGGCCGTCGACCCCGAGCACCCCGACTCGTACTACAACGTCTCCGACCGGCTGGTCCGTGAGACGCCGGGGGCCTGGAAGCCGGACCAGTACTCCAACGCCAACAACCCCCTCTCCCACTACCACTCCACCGGCCCCGAGCTGTGGGAGCAGACGGAGGGGCGGATCACCCACTTCGTGGCGGGCGTCGGCACCGGCGGCACCATCTCCGGGACCGGGCGGTATCTGAAGGACGCCAGCGACGGCCGGGTCCAGGTCGTCGGCGCCGACCCCGAGGGGTCCGTGTACTCGGGCGGCTCCGGGCGGCCGTATCTCGTCGAGGGCGTCGGCGAGGACTTCTGGCCGACCGCCTACGACCGCAGCGTCGCCGACGGCATCGTCGCCGTGTCCGACAAGGACTCCTTCCAGATGACCCGCCGCCTCGCCAAGGAGGAGGGCCTGCTGGTGGGCGGTTCCTGCGGCATGGCCGTCGTCGCGGCGCTGCGGGTCGCCGAGGGGCTCGGCCCGGACGACGTCGTGGTGGTCCTGCTCCCCGACAGCGGGCGCGGCTACCTCTCCAAGATCTTCAACGACGAGTGGATGGCCGACTACGGCTTCCTGGAGGACGAGGGCCCGAGCGCCCGCGTGGCCGACGTCCTCAACGACAAGGTGCACGGCGCCATCCCCTCCCTCGTCCACATGCACCCGGACGAAACCGTCGGCGAGGCCATCGAGGTGCTGCGGGAGTACGGCGTCTCGCAGATGCCGATCGTCAAGCCGGGCGCCGGCCACCCGGACGTGATGGCCGCGGAGGTCGTCGGGTCGGTCGTGGAGCGGGAGCTGCTGGACGCGCTGTTCACCCAGCGGGCCTCCCTCGGCGACCCGCTGGAGAAGCACATGTCGTCCCCGCTGCCCCAGGTCGGTTCCGGCGAACCGGTCGGCGACCTGATGCAGGTGCTGGGTTCGGCGGACGCGGCGATCGTCCTCGTGGAGGGCAAGCCCACCGGAGTGATCAGCCGGCAGGACCTGCTGGCTTTTCTCGCCAAGGGCGGGAAGTAA